From a single Accipiter gentilis chromosome 8, bAccGen1.1, whole genome shotgun sequence genomic region:
- the R3HDM4 gene encoding R3H domain-containing protein 4 gives MVVLRGGAGPEEPYPRIEDCLPPLEDSPSKRFSPSKRKQYYINKAIRNSDLTPRAKGRKSLQRLENTRYLMTLLERDECGSDEGELAHSATPSIFTEACNNETYVEIWNDFMNRSGEEQERVLLYLEEEARKKHKRKLPVKNEDKWKEHPAYTPKECFQRISRRLRSTLKRGRIPMGTLEGLEEELLAFFSVTPHSVYTALMDNSFERLLLHALCQYMDLVSASSDIEGKRQMKVSNKHRVFLPPELLLSDYLGQMS, from the exons ATGGTGGTGCTGCGGGGCGGCGCGGGCCCTGAGGAGCCCTACCC GAGGATCGAGGACTGCCTGCCCCCGCTGGAGGACTCCCCGTCCAAGAGGTTCTCCCCCTCCAAGCGAAAGCAGTATTATATCAACAAGGCCATCCGCAACTCAGACCTCACCCCCAGGGCCAAGGGGCGCAAGAGCCTGCAGAGGCTGGAGAACA CTCGCTACCTGATGACACTTCTCGAGCGAGATGAATGCGGGAGCGACGAGGGAGAGCTCGCCCACTCTGCCACTCCGAGCATCTTCACAGAGGCTTGTAACAACGAGACCTACGTGGAG ATCTGGAATGACTTCATGAACCGGTCGGGAGAAGAGCAAGAGCGAGTCCTGCTCTACCTGGAGGAGGAAGCCAGGAAGAAGCACAAGAGGAAGCTGCCCGTCAAGAATGAAGACAAGTGGAAAG AGCACCCTGCCTACACGCCCAAGGAGTGCTTCCAGCGCATCAGCCGCCGCCTGCGATCCACCCTGAAGCGGGGCCGGATCCCCATG GGGACGCTGGAGGGCCTggaggaggagctgctggccTTCTTCTCCGTCACTCCTCACTCCGTCTACACAGCGCTGATGGACAACAG ctTCGAGCGACTCCTGCTCCACGCGCTCTGCCAGTACATGGACCTCGTCTCTGCCA GTTCAGACATCGAAGGGAAACGTCAAATGAAAGTGAGCAACAAGCACCGCGTCTTCCTGCCCCCCGAGCTCCTGCTCTCAGACTACCTGGGGCAGATGAGCTGA
- the MED16 gene encoding mediator of RNA polymerase II transcription subunit 16: protein MDLAYVCEWEKKPKSNHCPSIPLVCAWSCRNLIAFTTDLKNEEEKDLTHMVHIIDTEHPWDVYSINSGHTEVITCLEWDQSGSRLLSADADGHIKCWSMTDHLANSWENTVGSMVEGDPVVALSWLHNGVKLALHVEKSGASNFGEKFSRVKFSPSLTLFGGKPMEGWIAVTISGLVTVSLLKPNGQVLTSTESLCRLRCRVALADVAFTGGGNIVVATSDGSSTSPVQFYKVCVSVVNEKCKIDTEILPSLFMRCTTDPARKDKYPAITHLKFLARDMSEQVLLCASNQNSSIVECWSLRKEGLPVNNIFQQISPVVGDKQPMILKWRILSATNDLDRVSAVALPKLPISLTNTDLKVANDTKFFPGLGLALAFHDGSVHIVHRLSLQMMAVFYGSSSQRPVDEQTIKRQRTAGPLVHFKAMQLSWTSLALAGIDSHGKLSMLRISPSMGHVLDMNMSLRHLLFLLEYCMVTGYDWWDILLHVQPNMVQNLVEKLHEEYMRQNAALQQVLSTRIVAMKASLCKLSSSTIARVCDYHAKLFLIAISCTLKSLLRPHFLNTPDKSPGDRLTEICSKITDIDIDKVMINLKTEEFVLDMTTLQSLQQLIQWVGDFVLYLLASLPNQGSPVRPGHSFLRDGASLGMFRELMVVIRIWGLLKPSCLPVYTATSDTQDSMSLLFRLLTKLWLCCREENHITEPDDTLIDECCLLPSQLLIPNIDWLPINDGIISKLQNKQLVRLQFGKAPGLVGHTVSSQFDAFVRAPGQPKIDHLRRLHLGAYPTEECKSCTRCGCVTMLKSPNKVTAVKQWEQRWIKNCLCGGLWRRMPLSYS from the exons ATGGACTTGGCGTATGTCTGCGAGTGGGAGAAAAAGCCGAAAAGCAACCACTGCCCTTCCATTCCCTTAGTGTGCGCGTGGTCCTGCCGGAACCTCATCGCTTTCACCACAGACCTCAaaaatgaggaggagaaag ATCTCACCCATATGGTCCATATCATTGACACTGAGCATCCGTGGGACGTGTATTCCATTAACTCTGGCCACACTGAAGTCATCACTTGTTTGGAGTGGGATCAGTCAG GCTCTAGGCTGCTCTCGGCAGATGCAGACGGCCACATCAAGTGCTGGAGCATGACCGATCACTTGGCCAACAGCTGGGAGAACACCGTGGGCAGTATGGTGGAAGGGGACCCGGTTGTGGCCCTGTCCTGGCTGCACAATGGCGTGAAGCTGGCTCTGCACGTGGAAAAG TCCGGAGCATCCAACTTTGGTGAGAAGTTTTCCAGGGTCAAGTTCTCTCCATCGCTGACATTGTTTGGTGGGAAGCCCATGGAGGGCTGGATTGCTGTGACCATCAGTGGGCTGGTGACGGTCTCTCTCCTCAAGCCCAATGGGCAGGTGCTGACATCCACAGAGAGCCTGTGCCGCCTCCGCTGCCGCGTTGCCTTGGCAGATGTTGCCTTCACCGGTGGGGGGAACATTGTGGTGGCCACATCGGATGGCAGCAGCACCTCCCCTGTCCAGTTCTACAAAGTCTGTGTCAGTGTGGTGAATGAGAAGTGCAAAATAGACACAGAAATCCTGCCTTCCCTCTTCATGCGCTGTACCACGGACCCTGCTCGCAAAGACAAATACCCAGCAATCACTCACCTGAAATTCCTTGCTCGGGACATGTCAGAGCAG GTGTTGCTTTGTGCTTCCAACCAGAACAGCAGCATTGTGGAGTGCTGGTCTCTGCGGAAAGAGGGTTTGCCAGTCAATAATATTTTTCAGCAAATCTCTCCTGTGG TTGGAGACAAGCAACCCATGATACTGAAATGGCGGATTCTTTCTGCCACCAATGACTTGGATCGGGTTTCAGCTGTGGCTCTGCCGAAGTTGCCAATCTCCCTGACCAATACTGATCTGAAGGTGGCGAATGACACCAAATTCTTCCCTGGATTGG GTCTGGCTTTGGCTTTTCATGATGGCAGCGTTCACATTGTTCATCGCCTGTCCTTGCAAATGATGGCCGTCTTTTATGGCTCTTCCTCCCAGCGCCCAGTGGACGAGCAGACTATCAAAAGGCAGCGAACTGCTGGACCCCTGGTTCACTTCAAAGCCATGCAGCTCTCCTGGACATCTCTGGCCTTGGCTGGCATTGATAGTCATGGGAAG CTGAGCATGCTTCGCATCTCCCCCTCCATGGGCCACGTGCTGGACATGAACATGTCCCTTCGTCACTTGCTGTTCCTGTTGGAGTATTGCATGGTGACTGGCTACGACTGGTGGGACATTCTGCTCCATGTCCAACCTAACATGGTCCAGAACCTGGTGGAGAAGCTGCATGAAGAGTATATGCGCCAGaatgcagccctgcagcag GTCCTCTCCACGCGCATTGTTGCCATGAAGGCATCTCTCTGCAAGCTCTCCTCCAGCACAATAGCCCGTGTGTGTGACTACCATGCGAAGCTGTTCCTGATTGCCATTAGCTGCACCTTAAAATCACTGCTACGCCCGCACTTCCTGAACACCCCAGACAAGAGTCCTGGGGACCGACTCACCGAGATCTGCTCCAAGATCACGGATATAG ACATTGACAAGGTGATGATTAACCTGAAGACAGAAGAATTTGTCCTGGACATGACCACGTTGCAGTCCCTGCAGCAGCTTATCCAGTGGGTGGGAGATTTTGTGCTCTATCTGCTGGCCAGTCTTCCTAACCAG GGCTCCCCTGTGCGGCCGGGACACAGCTTTCTGCGAGACGGAGCGTCCTTGGGCATGTTCAGGGAGCTGATGGTGGTGATCCGTATTTGGGGACTGTTGAAGCCAAGCTGCCTCCCTGTCTACACAGCAACCTCTGACACCCAGGACAGCATGTCCCTCCTCTTCAGGCTCCTAACTAAACTCTGGCTGTGCT GTCGTGAGGAAAATCACATAACTGAGCCAGATGATACCTTGATAGACGAATGttgcctcctgcccagccagtTGCTCATTCCCAATATTGACTGGTTGCCTATCAACGATGGCATTATCAGCAAGCTGCAGAACAAACAGCTTGTCCGGCTGCAGTTTGGGAAAGCTCCTGGGCTTGTTGGTCACACTGTCTCTTCCCAGTTTGATGCCTTTGTCAG GGCACCTGGTCAGCCCAAAATTGATCATCTGAGACGGCTCCATTTAGGAGCATACCCAACAGAGGAATGCAAGTCGTGTACCAG GTGTGGCTGTGTTACGATGCTGAAGTCGCCAAACAAAGTCACAGCGGTGAAACAGTGGGAGCAGCGATGGATCAAAAACTGTTTGTGTGGGGGTCTGTGGAGGAGGATGCCCCTCAGCTATTCCTGA